The nucleotide sequence TATTCTCCTAATTCTCTCCGGGCGAGTAAGGAATAAATGATAAAATCCTGGCAAAGTAAAGCGAGTAACGAAAGTATCCCGGCTGAAAGAGCCAGCCCATAGTTCTTGTAGTGAAAATAACTCAACAGGGCGCCCGATGCTATCAAATCCAGAAAAAATGTAAGGGAGAACCAGGGTAGGTAGGCGGGTACCGTAAAAATGCGGGGACCCAGCTGGATGCGAAGCACCATTTGGAAAAGCGTAGCCACGACGTAGAGGCCGACGAAAAATATGCCAAAAAAGTAGCTTTCCTTCCTCACGCGGGTACCCTGATTTTTGAACGCCGAAAGGCTAGGCTCTCTGAAATAAGACCAAAAAAAAGCCTTCCCCGTATTCAAATGTAGGGAAATGACTTTGGCCGTTTTAGGTGCGGGAAGAAATTAACGTTCTTTAACGGAAATCAGAAACGAAAGGATAAAGGAAGCAGCGGGGTACCTACCGGGCAATCACAAATGGAATTTCCATGAATTCATCGGTAGGTACCTTCGGGTTTGGCCGGGTCACATCCCGGTCGAAGGGGCGATTCAGGTTATTCCCAGCCAAATCTTCCAGAATCGTCCGTACGCTTAGCGTGTAGATTCCAGCTTTCCAGGTCTCGGAAGGTTTGAAATACGCCGTTTTTTCTTCTTCGCCCACTTGCCAGGTACCCCGGATCATCTGGCCGTTTTCGTCCTGAACACGCAATGACTCGGTAATCAGACTATGATCCAATGACTCTTTAAAATCGACTTTCAGCGGTTGGGTTGTACTTCCCAGTGGAGGTACCAGTGCCCATTTTGCGGGTACGGGCGACAAGCTGTCCCGCCTACTGGTTACGAATGATTTGGTGTACAACTGCGGTAGGGGGGTACCTTGCTGATCCTTCCATTGGGATGAAATCTCTATTCGATAGCGCCCGTTTTTCTGCAAAGGCGCTCCCAATAGCGTATTCGGGTGCAAATCACGTTTGATTCGGCCGGGGTCTAGCCACAGCGTGAGTACGGTACGTTCCGGGTTCCAAAGTTCCGGCTGTAAATTCAGAAAAGCGCCCTGCACCGTATCGGAGTCATTCTTAATCAAAAACACATATTCATTCGATTTTCCTTCCTGCATGGGTTGGGAAAAATGGAGGTATATCTTTAGCAAATTTTCGGGCAAAGTATCCTGTGAAGGAAAAATAGCCAGGAGTCGGGGCGCATCGGCGGCATCGGCCAGGGGAATGGCAAAGGTACCCATGCGGACGTTGCGCAGCCTGACCTCATAGTGTAAGCCCCGGGTGA is from Salmonirosea aquatica and encodes:
- a CDS encoding Ig-like domain-containing protein, whose translation is MIGRKFWNRIRPYCAYGLIFFVFLGTWGCSSSSQKAEIRIQWKGKTAVGVSIPIALAKGVPSDSIPNLLQIKLIGSDSLVSILGNYSVGSDSISFVPLIPFTRGLHYEVRLRNVRMGTFAIPLADAADAPRLLAIFPSQDTLPENLLKIYLHFSQPMQEGKSNEYVFLIKNDSDTVQGAFLNLQPELWNPERTVLTLWLDPGRIKRDLHPNTLLGAPLQKNGRYRIEISSQWKDQQGTPLPQLYTKSFVTSRRDSLSPVPAKWALVPPLGSTTQPLKVDFKESLDHSLITESLRVQDENGQMIRGTWQVGEEEKTAYFKPSETWKAGIYTLSVRTILEDLAGNNLNRPFDRDVTRPNPKVPTDEFMEIPFVIAR